Proteins encoded within one genomic window of Ptiloglossa arizonensis isolate GNS036 chromosome 3, iyPtiAriz1_principal, whole genome shotgun sequence:
- the Gc gene encoding gamma-glutamyl carboxylase isoform X1, with product MWWKSRKLADSGICALGIEEECVKHDNQSPRARHAIADNFERLCGFRLNDLSSFDKFTQLLYRPTDPASLGVVRALFGLCMILDVVEERGLADVDIKWGEPLDCHFPLIHGTKPPPLPWIILVYAVMWTGAFGIMLGVRFKTACACFVVPYWYIFQLDKSYWNNHTYLYGIVATLLWGTGANKYFALDTVPANGAKSSVPLWNYFILKFQFFALYFLAGLKKSSAEWLSGYAMTNLSKHWVFSPFKLFLTIEQTDFFVVHWFGFIFDLTVGFWMLFDKTRIPAMIFCTAFHLMNSRLFSIGMFPYVCLATMPLFCDPGWPRRVVSGLKRNCAPFFAQNRSVDRSDESSRNCKRGHEKDSTLVVSQTDEISNEKTLETSDDELNIETKQDTTETREPKADDNTRIVCKGVKEIRPKSTGATKKQKLVVSLLLFHVVLQFFLPYSHFITKGYNNWVPGLYGYSWDMMVHVWDTILVVIKVHDNVSNEDRYLDPKAWVQTDRWEKHGDMARQYAFCLRDNLIEQEKHIYKRDLQYQSRAKWTHLSSNLSIYIDVWCSLNGRFQQRMFDPNVDLLTIDWHPFKPVLFLMPLLSQYNSYRYRLEQIQQHVYSWSNDTDVLFVADFPGMYLDNYIDKNFTNVTLTVLEGEVTYHDEERTKGIILSRESSISIKTGQFHTVKTTSAYPACYMYTYTNRDKQESGTDGTIEETPREALSIAKEINYKIEAWLRAFTHIANAFFYLIYDVPMVRRINIDK from the exons ATGTGGTGGAAAAGTAGAAAGTTGGCTGACTCTGGAATCTGTGCGCTTGGAATCGAGGAGGAATGTGTCAAGCACGATAATCAGAGCCCGAGAGCGCGACACGCTATCGCGGACAACTTCGAAAGGTTATGTGGATTCCGATTGAACGATTTGTCGTCGTTCGACAAATTCACCCAGTTGTTGTACCGGCCCACCGATCCGGCCAGTTTGGGAGTTGTCAGAGCACTTTTCG GTCTGTGCATGATATTGGACGTCGTGGAAGAGAGAGGACTGGCAGACGTCGACATAAAATGGGGAGAGCCTTTGGATTGTCATTTTCCATTGATTCACGGCACGAAGCCACCGCCGCTCCCATGGATCATACTGGTCTACGCCGTAATGTGGACAGGCGCGTTCGGAATCATGCTAGGCGTACGATTCAAAACCGCTTGCGCCTGTTTCGTCGTTCCGTATTGGTACATCTTCCAACTGGATAAAAGTTACTGGAACAATCACACGTATCTATACGGGATCGTTGCTACCCTCCTCTGGGGTACGGGGGCTAACAAGTACTT CGCACTGGACACTGTTCCGGCAAATGGAGCCAAGAGTTCCGTGCCACTGTGGAACTACTTCATCttgaaatttcaattcttcGCGCTGTACTTTTTGGCCGGATTGAAAAAGTCCAGCGCGGAATGGCTGTCCGGTTACGCCATGACGAATCTATCGAAGCATTGGGTTTTTAGTCCGTTCAA ATTATTCTTAACCATCGAGCAGACCGATTTCTTCGTGGTACATTGGTTCGGGTTCATCTTCGACCTGACGGTTGGATTTTGGATGCTGTTCGACAAAACTCGAATTCCTGCGATGATTTTCTGTACCGCGTTCCACTTGATGAATTCCAGGCTGTTCAGTATAG GAATGTTTCCATACGTATGTCTGGCGACGATGCCGCTCTTCTGCGATCCAGGCTGGCCTCGAAGAGTCGTTTCCGGTCTCAAACGCAATTGTGCTCCATTTTTCGCGCAGAATCGGAGCGTCGATCGTTCCGACGAATCTTCGCGGAACTGTAAACGTGGCCACGAAAAGGATTCTACACTCGTTGTCTCCCAAACTGACGagatttcgaacgagaaaacgttGGAAACGTCGGACGACGAATTAAATATTGAGACGAAACAAGATACAACGGAGACACGGGAACCGAAAGCGGATGATAATACCAGAATCGTTTGCAAAGGCGTAAAAGAAATTCGTCCGAAGTCGACAGGTGCGACGAAGAAGCAAAAGCTTGTTGTATCTCTGTTACTCTTTCACGTGGTTTTGCAATTTTTCCTTCCGTACTCTCATTTTATTACGAAG GGTTACAACAATTGGGTACCGGGACTGTACGGTTATTCGTGGGACATGATGGTCCACGTTTGGGACACCATACTGGTCGTGATTAAGGTTCACGATAACGTGAGCAACGAGGATCGTTACTTGGACCCAAAAGCGTGGGTGCAAACCGACCGATGGGAGAAACACGGCGACATGGCCAGACAGTACGCCTTCTGTCTAAGG GATAATTTAATCGAACAAGAGAAACATATTTACAAACGAGATCTTCAATACCAAAGCAGAGCAAAATGGACGCATTTGTCCTCGAATTTGAGCATCTACATCGATGTTTGGTGTTCGCTGAACGGAAGATTCCAGCAAAGAATGTTCGATCCCAATGTTGACTTGTTAACGATAGACTGGCATCCGTTTAAGCCCGTTTTATTTCTAATGCCTCTCCTCTCGCAGTATAATTCTTATAG GTACAGATTGGAACAAATTCAGCAACACGTTTACTCGTGGTCCAACGACACCGACGTTCTCTTCGTTGCTGATTTCCCAGGAATGTACCTGGACAattatatcgataaaaattttaccaATGTTACTTTGACCGTGCTCGAAGGCGAGGTAACGTATCACGATGAAGAACGAACCAAAGGTATTATCCTATCGAGGGAATCGTCGATTTCGATAAAGACGGGTCAGTTCCATACAGTGAAGACGACCAGCGCCTATCCAGCCTGTTACATGTACACCTACACCAACAGGGACAAACAGGAATCGGGAACAGACGG aacaatcgaagaaacacCGAGGGAAGCTCTTTCGATCGCTAAGGAAATCAATTACAAGATCGAAGCCTGGCTGCGAGCCTTCACTCACATCGCAAACGCATTTTTTTACTTGATCTACGACGTTCCTATGGTGCGGAGAATAAACATCGATAAATAA
- the Gc gene encoding gamma-glutamyl carboxylase isoform X2: MWWKSRKLADSGICALGIEEECVKHDNQSPRARHAIADNFERLCGFRLNDLSSFDKFTQLLYRPTDPASLGVVRALFGLCMILDVVEERGLADVDIKWGEPLDCHFPLIHGTKPPPLPWIILVYAVMWTGAFGIMLGVRFKTACACFVVPYWYIFQLDKSYWNNHTYLYGIVATLLWGTGANKYFALDTVPANGAKSSVPLWNYFILKFQFFALYFLAGLKKSSAEWLSGYAMTNLSKHWVFSPFKLFLTIEQTDFFVVHWFGFIFDLTVGFWMLFDKTRIPAMIFCTAFHLMNSRLFSIGMFPYVCLATMPLFCDPGWPRRVVSGLKRNCAPFFAQNRSVDRSDESSRNCKRGHEKDSTLVVSQTDEISNEKTLETSDDELNIETKQDTTETREPKADDNTRIVCKGVKEIRPKSTGATKKQKLVVSLLLFHVVLQFFLPYSHFITKGYNNWVPGLYGYSWDMMVHVWDTILVVIKVHDNVSNEDRYLDPKAWVQTDRWEKHGDMARQYAFCLRDNLIEQEKHIYKRDLQYQSRAKWTHLSSNLSIYIDVWCSLNGRFQQRMFDPNVDLLTIDWHPFKPVLFLMPLLSQYNSYRYRLEQIQQHVYSWSNDTDVLFVADFPGMYLDNYIDKNFTNVTLTVLEGENNRRNTEGSSFDR, translated from the exons ATGTGGTGGAAAAGTAGAAAGTTGGCTGACTCTGGAATCTGTGCGCTTGGAATCGAGGAGGAATGTGTCAAGCACGATAATCAGAGCCCGAGAGCGCGACACGCTATCGCGGACAACTTCGAAAGGTTATGTGGATTCCGATTGAACGATTTGTCGTCGTTCGACAAATTCACCCAGTTGTTGTACCGGCCCACCGATCCGGCCAGTTTGGGAGTTGTCAGAGCACTTTTCG GTCTGTGCATGATATTGGACGTCGTGGAAGAGAGAGGACTGGCAGACGTCGACATAAAATGGGGAGAGCCTTTGGATTGTCATTTTCCATTGATTCACGGCACGAAGCCACCGCCGCTCCCATGGATCATACTGGTCTACGCCGTAATGTGGACAGGCGCGTTCGGAATCATGCTAGGCGTACGATTCAAAACCGCTTGCGCCTGTTTCGTCGTTCCGTATTGGTACATCTTCCAACTGGATAAAAGTTACTGGAACAATCACACGTATCTATACGGGATCGTTGCTACCCTCCTCTGGGGTACGGGGGCTAACAAGTACTT CGCACTGGACACTGTTCCGGCAAATGGAGCCAAGAGTTCCGTGCCACTGTGGAACTACTTCATCttgaaatttcaattcttcGCGCTGTACTTTTTGGCCGGATTGAAAAAGTCCAGCGCGGAATGGCTGTCCGGTTACGCCATGACGAATCTATCGAAGCATTGGGTTTTTAGTCCGTTCAA ATTATTCTTAACCATCGAGCAGACCGATTTCTTCGTGGTACATTGGTTCGGGTTCATCTTCGACCTGACGGTTGGATTTTGGATGCTGTTCGACAAAACTCGAATTCCTGCGATGATTTTCTGTACCGCGTTCCACTTGATGAATTCCAGGCTGTTCAGTATAG GAATGTTTCCATACGTATGTCTGGCGACGATGCCGCTCTTCTGCGATCCAGGCTGGCCTCGAAGAGTCGTTTCCGGTCTCAAACGCAATTGTGCTCCATTTTTCGCGCAGAATCGGAGCGTCGATCGTTCCGACGAATCTTCGCGGAACTGTAAACGTGGCCACGAAAAGGATTCTACACTCGTTGTCTCCCAAACTGACGagatttcgaacgagaaaacgttGGAAACGTCGGACGACGAATTAAATATTGAGACGAAACAAGATACAACGGAGACACGGGAACCGAAAGCGGATGATAATACCAGAATCGTTTGCAAAGGCGTAAAAGAAATTCGTCCGAAGTCGACAGGTGCGACGAAGAAGCAAAAGCTTGTTGTATCTCTGTTACTCTTTCACGTGGTTTTGCAATTTTTCCTTCCGTACTCTCATTTTATTACGAAG GGTTACAACAATTGGGTACCGGGACTGTACGGTTATTCGTGGGACATGATGGTCCACGTTTGGGACACCATACTGGTCGTGATTAAGGTTCACGATAACGTGAGCAACGAGGATCGTTACTTGGACCCAAAAGCGTGGGTGCAAACCGACCGATGGGAGAAACACGGCGACATGGCCAGACAGTACGCCTTCTGTCTAAGG GATAATTTAATCGAACAAGAGAAACATATTTACAAACGAGATCTTCAATACCAAAGCAGAGCAAAATGGACGCATTTGTCCTCGAATTTGAGCATCTACATCGATGTTTGGTGTTCGCTGAACGGAAGATTCCAGCAAAGAATGTTCGATCCCAATGTTGACTTGTTAACGATAGACTGGCATCCGTTTAAGCCCGTTTTATTTCTAATGCCTCTCCTCTCGCAGTATAATTCTTATAG GTACAGATTGGAACAAATTCAGCAACACGTTTACTCGTGGTCCAACGACACCGACGTTCTCTTCGTTGCTGATTTCCCAGGAATGTACCTGGACAattatatcgataaaaattttaccaATGTTACTTTGACCGTGCTCGAAGGCGAG aacaatcgaagaaacacCGAGGGAAGCTCTTTCGATCGCTAA